From the genome of Desulfovibrio sp.:
GTTGACCACATAGACCCACAAGGATAAGGCTGCGGCCGCACCTTACACATGCTGACCAGATGGAATCTGGCGACGGTCCGTCGTCAATTGTGGGGTAGGAGTGGGGTAAAAGGCTAGACTCGAGTAATCGAGGTGGATCAAGTGAACAGGGGTGATGGGAAAAAGTCAAGGATGGCGGAAGCGTATAGGGGTCGAACCTACCGAAGGGGATGAGCCTTCCACTGGATTTGAAGTCCAGGCGCCACACCGGTGACGATACGCTTCCGGCCGAACGGCCCTTGTAACCTTAACACTCCATGAATTCAACTCCGGGCGCATGGACAGGGTTGTCCCGAAGTGTTACCTAAATCGCTGTGGGAAACACCCACGGAGGAATTGACTTGAATAATTTCACTAAGAATTTGGGCATCTGGGCGGTCATCTGCGTAGTCATGATCGTCCTGTTCAATCTTCTCAATCAGCAGCCCGCCCAGTCTTCGAAGCTCGCCTATTCCGAGTTCATCAAGAAGGCCACTTCGGGCCAGATCGAAGCCGTAAAGATTCAGGGGCACCGCATCGACGGCGTCACCACGGACAACCAGCGCTTCATCACCTACACGCCCAACGACCCCACCATGGTCAAGACGCTTCTGGACAACAAGGTCCAGGTCCGCGCCGAGCCCGAGGAGGAGTCGCCCTGGTACGTGTCCATCTTCGTCTCCTGGTTCCCCATGCTTCTGCTCATCGGCGTGTGGATATTCTTCATGCGCCAGATGCAGGGCGGCGGCGGCAAGGCCATGTCTTTCGGCCGTTCCCGCGCGCGCCTCATTAACCAGGACACCCAGCGCGTCACCTTCCAGGACGTCGCGGGCGTGGACGAGGCCAAGGAAGAGCTCTCGGAGATCGTGCAGTTTCTTTCCGACCCCAAAAAGTTCACCCGCCTGGGCGGGCGCATCCCCAAGGGCGTGCTCCTGGTGGGCGGCCCCGGCACCGGCAAGACCCTTCTGGCCAGGGCCGTGGCCGGTGAGGCTGGCGTGCCGTTCTTCTCCATCTCCGGCTCCGACTTCGTGGAGATGTTCGTGGGCGTGGGCGCGGCCCGCGTTCGCGACCTGTTCGTGCAGGGCAAGAAGAACGCCCCGTGCCTCATCTTCATCGACGAAATCGACGCCGTCGGCCGCCAGCGCGGCGCGGGCCTGGGCGGCGGCCACGACGAGCGCGAGCAGACCTTGAACCAGCTTCTGGTGGAAATGGACGGCTTCGAATCAAACGAGGGCGTCATTCTCATCGCCGCCACCAACCGCCCCGACGTTCTCGACCCGGCCCTTCTGCGTCCTGGTCGTTTCGACCGCCAGGTGGTGGTGCCCACCCCGGACGTACGCGGCCGCAAGCATATTCTTGAAGTCCACACCCGCCGCACCCCGTTGGACGGCTCAGTGAATCTGGACATCCTGGCCAAGGGCACTCCGGGCTTTTCCGGAGCCGATCTTGAGAACCTGGTGAACGAGGCAGCGTTGTCCGCAGCCAAGCTCAATCGTGACCGGGTGATCATGGCCGACTTCGAGATGGCCAAGGACAAGGTGCTTATGGGCAAGGAGCGCCGCAGCCTCATCATCTCCGACGAGGAGAAACGCACCACCGCCTACCACGAGGCCGGACACGCCCTGGTGGCCAAGCTCATCAAGGGCTCCGACCCTGTGCACAAGGTATCCATCATCCCGCGCGGACGCGCCCTGGGCGTCACCATGCAGCTGCCCGAGGACGACCGGCACACCTATTCCAAGGTTTTTTTGACCGACTCCATCGTCATGCTCATGGGCGGACGCGTGGCCGAAGAGCTGGTGCTGAACCAGCTGACCACCGGCGCGGGCAACGACATCGAGCGCGCCACGGGCGTGGCCCGCAAGATGGTCTGCAAGTGGGGCATGAGCGAGAAGCTCGGGCCGCTCTCCTACGGCGAGAAGGACGAGGAGATCTTTTTGGGCCGCGACATGGTGGCGCACAAGAACTTCAGCGAGGACACCTCCCGCATGATCGACGCCGAGGTGCGCTCCATCGTGGAAGGCTGCCACGCCACGGCCAAGCAGCTTCTCTCGGACAACATCGAGGTTCTTCACCTCATTGCAAAGGCCCTGCTGGAGCGCGAGACCATAAGCGGCGCGGACATCGACCTCATCATGAAGGGCGAGGAACTTCCTCCGGTCGATATCATGGCGGACGCGCCCAAGGCTCCGGAATCCAAGCCTGAGGAGGCCAAGGCCAGCCCTGAGGCCGAAAGCAGCTCTTCTTCCGCTTCCGGTGAAGCCCAGGCCAAAGAGGAACCGGCCGCTTCCGGCGGGAATGAAGAAACCGCGACCGCTTCCGGCGAAGCTTCCCCCAAAGAGGGCAAAAGCTCCTGATCTCCGGGCCGGACGTGGCTTTTTTGCCTGCAGGGACCAGGTGTCCTTCGAGGCGGGCTGCTTGAGAATGCATGGTTATCGCAACACCGCCACCGGCGACTGTGCCAAAGGCGTGACGTGGACCGTTAAGGGGGGGCGGGTCTTGGGACCCGTCCCCTTTCTTGTCATGGGTATCGTCAACGTCACCCCGGACTCTTTTTCCGACGGCGGCATTAGCTTCGACCAGGACCAGGCCGTGGCCCATGCCGCGCGTCTTGTAACCGACGGCGCGGACATCGTGGATATCGGCGGTGAATCCACCCGGCCCTTTGCCGACACCGTTTCGGAAAGTGAAGAGATGCGCCGGGTGCTGCCCGTCATCGAGAGGGTTCTCGAAAAACAGCCTCAAACGGTTGTCTCGGTGGACACCTACAAGGCGAACGTTGCGGACAGGGCGCTCACGGCCGGAGCGGCGATAGTGAACGACGTGTCAGCCTGCGCCTTCGATCCGGCGCTCGCGGATGTGCTGGCCGAACACAAGCCGGGCTATGTGCTCATGCATTCGCTTGGCAGGCCGGCCACCATGCAGGTTGAACCCGTGTACAGCGACGTGGTGGCGGAAATATCCCGCTTCTTCGAGTCGAACATGAAGACACTTGTTGCGGCTGGATTGCCGGAAGACCGGATCGTGCTCGATCCCGGCATCGGCTTCGGAAAAACTCTTGAGCACAACATGGCCATCCTACGCGGTCTTGAGTCCTTCACCCGTCTGGGGCGGCCCGTTCTCATGGGGCTTTCCAACAAGTCGTTTTTCGGCAAACTGCTGGGTTTGGATGTCGGCGCGCGAGGCCCCGCAACCCAGGTGGCCACGGCCCTGTGCCAGGAGCGCGGTGCAGCCATTCACCGGGTGCACGACGTGGCCGGGGCCGTTCAGGCCCTTACCCTTGCGGAGGCGTTTGCCTGATGGACTGGCTGAAAGACTCCCTCGCTTTTCTGCCCATCAGCTGGCGCGAAATCCTGGACATCCTTTTGGTGTCCCTGCTGTTTCACCGCCTTATCGTTCTGGTGCGCGGCACCAGGGCCGTGTCGGTAATAAACGGCATCATCGTGGTGCTGGTGGCCTACTATCTCTCCGGCGAGTTCGGCCTGTTCACGCTGCACTGGCTGCTCACGAATTTTCTGAGTTCCTTCTTCCTTGTTCTGGTCATCCTGTTCCAGGCCGATATCCGCAAGGCTCTTTCCCAGGTCGGCCTGCGCTGGTTCGGGGGGGGAAGCACGGCCTCCAAGGATGTGAGCGCCCACGAACTGGCCGATGCTCTGGAGGAACTGGCCCGCCGCAGGGTCGGGGCCCTGGTGGTGCTGGAGCGAGGCATCCTTTTGGGCGACATAATGGCCAGGGGAGTGGAACTCTCCACCAAGTTGAGCACGGATTTTCTGCTGACCGTCTTCCACCATGAAACACCGCTGCACGACGGCGCCCTGATAGCCCGTGGCGACCAGGTGGCCGCTGTGGCCTGCATCCTGCCTTTGGCGTCGTACCAGTCCCTTCCCGCGTCGTTCGGCACGCGGCACAGGGCCGCAGTGGGCGTCACCGAGGAAACGGACGCCCTGGCCCTGGTGGTTTCCGAAGAGCGCGGCGAGATTCGGGCCGCGCAGGGCGGGAAACTCTCGGACCCCCTGCCCCCGGAGGAACTCAGGTCTCTCTTGTTGTCGCAATGGGTGGGGCGCTGATGAATTCCAAATGGTACTATCGCGGCCTCGCGGTCCTGCTGGCGGTTTTGTCCTGGTATCTCGTCATTGGGCGGGAACGGGTCGATTCCTGGGTGCAGGTCAAGATCGAGATTTCCGGTTTGTCAGAGGGGGTGCTCATTCGGGGCGCGCCTAACGACTATCTCGACGTTCTGGTGCGCGGCCCCAAGGGATTGGTGCGAAAGCTCGGATCGGACAGCCTGGTCTATACCCTGGACGCCCGCAAGCTTGCCCCCGGGGTGAACACCGTGGCCATCGAACCGGACGCCATCCCGGTTTCCAAATTGTTCGAGGTTGTGGAGACCAGGCCTTCCAGGCTTGAGCTTGTGGTGGAGCGCCGCCAGGTCAAGTCCGTGCCGGTGCGCGTCATGTTCCGCGATTCGGTCAGCCGGGACTACAAGCTTCTGGCCTCGGTCGATCCTCCCCAGGTGACCATTACCGGGCCGGAATCCTTGATACGAAACGTCAAGGACGTTCCCGTCCAGCCCTTGACCCTTCCGGACGACGTCTCCGGTAGGTTCGATACCCTGGTCGGGCTGGTTCTCCCCGAACAGGTGGAAGCCACTCCGCGCACGGTCAAGGCGCACGTGGAGTACCAGCTGAACACCCGTGAGGCAGCTGTGGACGCCCCGGTCCGGGTGGTCTATCAGGGGCGCGGCTCCGTGAGCGTGTCGCCGGAATCGGTGCTTCTCAAATTCAAGGCCCCGCTTACGCTCTTGCGCGAAGGGGCCTGGCGCGGGCTTGTGGACGCCTTTGTCGAGGTGGACGCCAAGACCCCGCCGGGACGCCATGAAATGACATATCGCGTCACCTTGCCTCAAGGCTGCGAACTGATACAGGCCAGGCCGGACAAGGTGTCCGTGCTGGTCAAATGATAGGGAGAGAAGATGCATAATCGCCTTTTCGGTACTGATGGACTGCGCGGGCAGGTGAATATTTATCCCATGACCCCTGAAGTGGCCCTGAAGCTGGGCCTGGCCGCCGGTGCGCACTTCCGCAACGGCAAGGGCCGGCACAAGGTGGTCATCGGCAAGGATACGAGGCTTTCCGGCTACATATTCGAGTATGCCCTGGCTTCGGGGTTCTGCGCTTCGGGCATGGACGTCTTCCTGGTCGGGCCGCTGCCCACCCCGGCCATCGCCTTTCTCACCCGCTCCATGCGCGCCGACGTTGGCGTTGTCATCTCGGCCTCGCACAATCCGTACATGGACAACGGCATCAAGTTTTTCGACCGCAACGGCTTCAAGCTCCCGGACGAAACCGAGGACCAGATCTCGGCCATGGTTTTAAACCCCAAGCCCGAGTGGGAATTCCCGGCCCCGGAAGCCGTGGGCCGTGCTTTCAAGATTCAGGACAGCCCGGGCCGCTACAACGTCTATTTAAAATCCACCATCCGCTCCGAACTCCCCTTCGAAGACCTCAAGATCGTCATGGACTGCGCCAACGGCGCGGCCTACCGCGTCTCGCCGCTGGTGTTCGAGGAGCTCGGGGCCAAGGTGATAAAGCTTGGCGTGGAACCGGACGGCACCAACATCAACCGCAAGGTGGGCTCGCTCTACCCCGAGGTGACGGCCCAGATGGTGCGCGAGACCGGCGCGGACATCGGCATCGCCCTGGACGGTGACGCGGACCGGGTGATCGTGGTGGACGAGAAGGGCAACGTGCTCGACGGCGACCAGATCATGGCCATCTGCGCCCAGGATATGCTGGAGAAGGACAAGCTCTCGAACAATCTTCTGGTGGCCACGGTGATGAGCAACATGGCCCTTGAAGTCTTCATGAACGAGCGTGGCGGCAGGCTCTTGCGCACTCCCGTGGGCGACCGCTACGTGTTCGAGGCCATGCGGCGTGAGGGCGCCGTGCTCGGCGGCGAACAGTCCGGGCACATCATCTTCAAACGCCACGCCACCACCGGAGACGGCACCCTGGCCGCGTTGCAGCTTATCCGCATCATGCTGGAGCGGGGCAAGCCCCTATCGGAGCTGGCCACCCTTCTCGAGCCCTATCCGCAGATTCTGATAAACGTCCACGTGGAGCGCAAGATTCCCTTCGAGAACGCCCCAAAGGTCATGGAGGCCGTGAAGGACGCCGAAGCGACCCTGTGCGGCAAGGGAAGGGTGCTTCTTCGCTATTCCGGAACGGAATCCGTGGCGCGCATCATGGTGGAGGGCTGCGACACCGGCCAGGTCAAGGAATTGGCCGAATCTCTCGCGGTTACCTTGAAGGAGCACCTGCGCTAGGCGCCTGTTGAAAAAATCCCGCTGGCTGCGTTGCCGCGCAAAAGTCAAACCTTCGCGTATGTCAAATACGCTTCAGCCTTGACTTTTTTCCGCGCCTTGCCATCTGGTTTTTTGAGCAGGCTCAAGAATATCGGATTTTTCAACGGGCTGCCGGGCTGGCCGTTTTCGCTGGACATTTCAGGCGATTCTCCTAAAATTCTTTTTTGGAGAAAAATGGCGCACGGGCTGTTTCGGGGATGGACGACTCGCGTCCCCTGGGGCCGACCCCGTGACCCGCGCCAGCCAACCTGATGTGACAATAGCTTTGAAGGAGAAGGCCCATGGAGATATCGAAAGTCGTTGTTCCGGTAGCGGGGTGGGGCACCCGGTCGCTTCCGGCCACCAAGAACCTTCCCAAAGAGATGCTCCCGGTCTTCAAGAAGCCGGTGGTGCAGTACATCGTTGAGGAAGCCCAGGCAGCAGGGCTTACCGACGTGGTGTTCGTCACCAACCGCAACAAGACCATCATCGAGGACCACTTCGACTACAACCTGGCCCTTGAGAAGATCCTGGAGAAATCCGGCAAGAAAGAACTGCTGGAAACCGTCCGCCAAACCGCTGAAATGGCCAACATCATCACCGTGCGCCAGAAGAAGCAGCTTGGCCTCGGGCATGCTGTCCTGTGTGCCAAGGAAGTGGTGAAGAACGAGCCTTTCGCCGTCATGGTGGGCGACGACCTCATGTTCAGCATGGAGCCCGGCATCCGCCAGCTCATCAACGTTGCCCAGTCCGAGCACATGCCCGTGGTTGGCGTTATGGAAGTGCCCGCGGACAAGGTTTCCAGCTACGGCATCATCGATGCCGACGAGTTCTCCTCCGGGCTATACCGCGTGCGCGACCTGGTGGAAAAGCCCAAGCCCAGCCAGGCTCCGTCCAAGCTGGCCATCGTCGGCCGGTATGTGCTTTTCCCGGATATCTTCGAACACCTGGAAAACCTGAAGCCCAACAAGGACGGCGAGTACCAGCTCACCGACGCGCTCAAGGGCCTGGCCAAGAACGGCAGGCTGCTGGCCGTGAAAATCCGTGGACAGCGCTTCGATGCCGGCGACTGGGTGGACTACCTGGCCGCCAACATCTACTTCGCCCTGCAGGACGAGGAGCTGCGCTACCCGCTTATTTCCAAGCTGCGGGATTTCATGCCGGTTTAGCGTTTGCTCGTTCCGGTTTGACAGCTTCCGAGTGATGCTGTGCCACCGGGATGATTGCTGCTTGTTTCGCGCCGCCCGCCGCTTTGACGGTGGGCGGCGCGGTCGTTAAGATCGCCCAGGATTACGCAGGGCTCCGCCCTGCACCCGCCAGGGGGATGATCCCCCTGGACCCTCTATTGCTTCGCGGCTTTCACCGGGAACCGGTGAAAGCCGCGAAGCAATAGGGGATTCCAAAGGAACTTCGTTCCTTTGGCGGGAGAGTCCAGAGAGGGCGGAGCCCTCGCTGGCCGCCGGAGGCTTCACTTTCCACTACCCAGGTTACTATGACGTTGCCGCCTAGTCCTCTTGTGCGCGTCGCGCTTCTTTCGCCGCCTTTCGCGGCTCTCACCTATTCGCTGCCCCCGCACTTCTCGGGTTGGGATTTTCCACCCGGCCTGCGGGTTTGCGTGCCCATGGGCAGGTCCGTCCGCGCCGGTGTTGTGCTTGGCCCGGGTGAACCGCTCCCGCCGAGCATTGCGGCCAAGGACATCATCTGGCCCCTGGAACTGTCGCCATTGTTGACGCCCGAGTATGTCAGCCTTGCCGAGAACCTCGCTTCCAGGCAGATGGCCCATGCTGGCCAGGTGCTCTCCACCCTTTTGCCCGCTGGCTTGAAGATAGCCAAAGCCACGCTGGCCTTTCGCCACGGCGGTAAAAAGCTCAAGTGCTTGTTGAGCAAGTTGGGTGAGGCTCCTGTTCCTCTGGCTGACCTGGCCGTGGCCTGGCGCGGGGGCGAGGCCTTGCTGAGCTTCTCCTCGGCCGAGCGCGAACCGGCCTACCGGCTGCTGGTGGACCCGCCCTGGCCTGTCCGCCCGGCCGCGTCGGCCCAGTTGGCCATTCTCGAAATGCTGTTTGCCAGGGGCCAGGCCACCGCGTCGCAACTGCGTGAAGCCTTGGGGCCTGGGATATCCCAGGCTTTGAAGACGCTGGAAGGCAAGGGGCGCATCATTCTTGGCCCGCCGCCCGAGGAACCCGAGGAGGAGCCGGTTATCGGCGAACCCGAGGGACGCCCTCCCTTGACCGGCGATCAGCAAGCGGCCCTGGAGGAACTTCTGCCGCTTCTTGCACAGGGTACGGGTGGAGAGCGCCTGGTGCACGGCGTTACCGGGAGCGGCAAGACCAGGCTCTATTTCGAGCTGGCTGGGGAAACGCTGCGCCAGGGCCGGTCGGTCATGCTGCTGGCTCCCGAGGTGGCCCTGGCGGCGGCGCTGCGGGACAGGGCCCGCTCCTGGTTCGGTTTTGATCCGGTTTATTCCCACGGCTACCAGACCCCGCTCAAGCGCGAGCGCACTTTCCGGGAGGCGGCTCTGTCGCGTACGCCGCGTCTGGTGGTGGGCACGCGCTCGGCGCTCTTTCTGCCGGTGCCCAATGTCGGGCTCATCATCCTGGATGAGGAGCACGACGCATCCTTCAAGCAGGACGACCGCCTGCCCTATCAGGCCAAGGAAGTGGCCTACTTCAGGGCCAGGCAGGATGGCGCGCTCTTGCTCTTGGGCTCGGCCACTCCGGACGTGAAGACTTTCCAGTCCGCCCTGGACGGAGCCACCCCCATGGTGTCCATGCCCAGCCGGGCGGGGGCGGGGCGGCTGCCCGAAGTGGAGCTTGTTGACCTGGCACCCAGGGACAAGGCCGTGCAGCTTGCCCAGCGTCTGGACAAGGATGGCGTGGGCATGCTGGCCGCTCCGAGCATCGCCGAACTGGAGTCGACCCTGGCCCGGGGCGACCAGGCCATGATTTTACTTAACCGCCGGGGTTACTCGCCGCTTATTTTCTGCCTGGACTGCGAGAAGGTGCTTCGCTGCCCGAGCTGCGAGGTGTCGCTCACCTACCACAAGGGCCGTGAGCGCCTGGTGTGCCATTACTGCGGCCAGAGTTTCGGTTTCCCCAGGCCCTGTTCCTCCTGTGGCGGGTGCAACTTTCTGCCCATGGGCGAAGGCACGGAGCTTCTGGAGGAGCAGCTAGCCGCCGCGCTGCCCCCGGAGACAGCCGTGGCCCGCCTGGACCGGGACGCGGCCCGCAGGGCAGGCAGGGCCGAGGAGATCCTGGCCGATTTTTCCAAGGGGCGAAC
Proteins encoded in this window:
- a CDS encoding ATP-dependent metallopeptidase FtsH/Yme1/Tma family protein; this translates as MNNFTKNLGIWAVICVVMIVLFNLLNQQPAQSSKLAYSEFIKKATSGQIEAVKIQGHRIDGVTTDNQRFITYTPNDPTMVKTLLDNKVQVRAEPEEESPWYVSIFVSWFPMLLLIGVWIFFMRQMQGGGGKAMSFGRSRARLINQDTQRVTFQDVAGVDEAKEELSEIVQFLSDPKKFTRLGGRIPKGVLLVGGPGTGKTLLARAVAGEAGVPFFSISGSDFVEMFVGVGAARVRDLFVQGKKNAPCLIFIDEIDAVGRQRGAGLGGGHDEREQTLNQLLVEMDGFESNEGVILIAATNRPDVLDPALLRPGRFDRQVVVPTPDVRGRKHILEVHTRRTPLDGSVNLDILAKGTPGFSGADLENLVNEAALSAAKLNRDRVIMADFEMAKDKVLMGKERRSLIISDEEKRTTAYHEAGHALVAKLIKGSDPVHKVSIIPRGRALGVTMQLPEDDRHTYSKVFLTDSIVMLMGGRVAEELVLNQLTTGAGNDIERATGVARKMVCKWGMSEKLGPLSYGEKDEEIFLGRDMVAHKNFSEDTSRMIDAEVRSIVEGCHATAKQLLSDNIEVLHLIAKALLERETISGADIDLIMKGEELPPVDIMADAPKAPESKPEEAKASPEAESSSSSASGEAQAKEEPAASGGNEETATASGEASPKEGKSS
- the priA gene encoding primosomal protein N', translating into MTLPPSPLVRVALLSPPFAALTYSLPPHFSGWDFPPGLRVCVPMGRSVRAGVVLGPGEPLPPSIAAKDIIWPLELSPLLTPEYVSLAENLASRQMAHAGQVLSTLLPAGLKIAKATLAFRHGGKKLKCLLSKLGEAPVPLADLAVAWRGGEALLSFSSAEREPAYRLLVDPPWPVRPAASAQLAILEMLFARGQATASQLREALGPGISQALKTLEGKGRIILGPPPEEPEEEPVIGEPEGRPPLTGDQQAALEELLPLLAQGTGGERLVHGVTGSGKTRLYFELAGETLRQGRSVMLLAPEVALAAALRDRARSWFGFDPVYSHGYQTPLKRERTFREAALSRTPRLVVGTRSALFLPVPNVGLIILDEEHDASFKQDDRLPYQAKEVAYFRARQDGALLLLGSATPDVKTFQSALDGATPMVSMPSRAGAGRLPEVELVDLAPRDKAVQLAQRLDKDGVGMLAAPSIAELESTLARGDQAMILLNRRGYSPLIFCLDCEKVLRCPSCEVSLTYHKGRERLVCHYCGQSFGFPRPCSSCGGCNFLPMGEGTELLEEQLAAALPPETAVARLDRDAARRAGRAEEILADFSKGRTQVLVGTQMLTKGHDFPDVTLVLVADGDMGLNLPDYRATERTFQMLVQVAGRAGRGDKAGRVLIQTRNPGDPFWNLVRNADYNGFFAQEIEKRRKYGYPPFVKLGLVRASFPREYELGQDMLMELARALRGVAGVRVLGPAPAPIAVMRDRRRFNCLLKAADWPSIRQSFHKALRAIGTSSKLRLQLDLDPVDMM
- the folP gene encoding dihydropteroate synthase, which codes for MHGYRNTATGDCAKGVTWTVKGGRVLGPVPFLVMGIVNVTPDSFSDGGISFDQDQAVAHAARLVTDGADIVDIGGESTRPFADTVSESEEMRRVLPVIERVLEKQPQTVVSVDTYKANVADRALTAGAAIVNDVSACAFDPALADVLAEHKPGYVLMHSLGRPATMQVEPVYSDVVAEISRFFESNMKTLVAAGLPEDRIVLDPGIGFGKTLEHNMAILRGLESFTRLGRPVLMGLSNKSFFGKLLGLDVGARGPATQVATALCQERGAAIHRVHDVAGAVQALTLAEAFA
- a CDS encoding TIGR00159 family protein, with amino-acid sequence MDWLKDSLAFLPISWREILDILLVSLLFHRLIVLVRGTRAVSVINGIIVVLVAYYLSGEFGLFTLHWLLTNFLSSFFLVLVILFQADIRKALSQVGLRWFGGGSTASKDVSAHELADALEELARRRVGALVVLERGILLGDIMARGVELSTKLSTDFLLTVFHHETPLHDGALIARGDQVAAVACILPLASYQSLPASFGTRHRAAVGVTEETDALALVVSEERGEIRAAQGGKLSDPLPPEELRSLLLSQWVGR
- a CDS encoding phosphoglucosamine mutase translates to MHNRLFGTDGLRGQVNIYPMTPEVALKLGLAAGAHFRNGKGRHKVVIGKDTRLSGYIFEYALASGFCASGMDVFLVGPLPTPAIAFLTRSMRADVGVVISASHNPYMDNGIKFFDRNGFKLPDETEDQISAMVLNPKPEWEFPAPEAVGRAFKIQDSPGRYNVYLKSTIRSELPFEDLKIVMDCANGAAYRVSPLVFEELGAKVIKLGVEPDGTNINRKVGSLYPEVTAQMVRETGADIGIALDGDADRVIVVDEKGNVLDGDQIMAICAQDMLEKDKLSNNLLVATVMSNMALEVFMNERGGRLLRTPVGDRYVFEAMRREGAVLGGEQSGHIIFKRHATTGDGTLAALQLIRIMLERGKPLSELATLLEPYPQILINVHVERKIPFENAPKVMEAVKDAEATLCGKGRVLLRYSGTESVARIMVEGCDTGQVKELAESLAVTLKEHLR
- the galU gene encoding UTP--glucose-1-phosphate uridylyltransferase GalU; this encodes MEISKVVVPVAGWGTRSLPATKNLPKEMLPVFKKPVVQYIVEEAQAAGLTDVVFVTNRNKTIIEDHFDYNLALEKILEKSGKKELLETVRQTAEMANIITVRQKKQLGLGHAVLCAKEVVKNEPFAVMVGDDLMFSMEPGIRQLINVAQSEHMPVVGVMEVPADKVSSYGIIDADEFSSGLYRVRDLVEKPKPSQAPSKLAIVGRYVLFPDIFEHLENLKPNKDGEYQLTDALKGLAKNGRLLAVKIRGQRFDAGDWVDYLAANIYFALQDEELRYPLISKLRDFMPV